In Tissierellales bacterium, the DNA window ATATTTTATTCGTTTTGATATCAAATTCAAAACTTCCAAGTTTAGCTATTTTCTGAGCCTGTTTTAGACTTTCTCTTATCTTTTCTAATCTCTTTTCATTTAAAATTCTTTCGCTTATATCTCTAACTGCTCCTACTTTTACGATTTTGCCATAATAATCAAATGCCCTTGACAAAACCTCTATAGGATACTCTCTACCTGTTTTAGTTACCAAATTCATTATATATTTTTGCTCACCAAATGTATGAATATTTTTTATCAGCATACTATGATATTTTTCTGGAAAAAACATCAATATATTTCTTCCTATAAGTTCTTCTCTCAAATATCCCGACATTCTACATAGTTCTTCATTTACATCTATTATTTCAGCCTCATCTACTATTATCAATCCTTCAAATGTAGCATCTACAAAATGTCTATATCTACTTTCACTAGCTTCTAACTCTTCTGTCCTAGCTTTTATTTTAATCTCCATATCTTCATTCACCGAAAGCAATTCTAAATTCTTATTTTTCAAAGATTCCGACAAATCTTCAATCTCTTCAAATGCCATAGAATACTTCATAAAAATAGTTATCATCTGAGAAATCAAAAATAAAACAAAACCAATTGATAATAAATAAGGTGGTTGTATAACATTTAAGTCTATAAGCAGATCATACACCCCCGTAAATCCTATCCAACTAAAACCAAACATTATAAGTCCTGCACTATAATCTTTTTGAATAATAGCTCGTATTAATAATACATAAATATATACTATAAAAACTACTATTACTATCTCCGCCATTCTCCAAAGAATATAGTAATTAGTAAATGGTGTTATCCAGTTAAATAAGATTAGAACTGCGACAACTACTCTGATTCCTCTATTTGTATTTCTTTGATTAAGTTTAAGGATTTTCTGTACATAAAGAGTAAAAACATATAGCATTGCTAATATTGTCATCGTCTGTAATCTTTCCTCTGTATAATATGATATGTTTTGAGCGTATTGACTAAACAGCAACTCTCCTTCAAATAAATTTTCAAAAAATGCTAAAATTGCAAATATACCAAAATAAAGATTTTCAATTTCTTTTTTTCTATAAATGTATCGAAGTATATGATATATCGCCATTATACCAATTACTCCCGCTAAAAAAATGTCCTTGAAAACTCTTTGATGATAAATACTATGAACAGCATTAGATTTTCCTAAAATAATTGAATCTAATATACCACCCTTATAGTATCCATAGTTGTAATGTTCTATCTTTATATTAGTATTTTGATTTTTAGCCTGAAATTCTATTATTCTAGTATTAAGTTTTCCCTCTTTTAACTCTTCACTTGTTCCCTGTTCGTATACTAATTCATCATCTATATACAATTTATATGATGTCAATACTCTAGTGATTTTTAGAGCATAATAGCCTTCTTTCAAGTTTTTAAGCGTTAGTTCATAAATTCCAGAATTCATTTCTTGATTGTATTTTTTTATATTTCCAGGCACCTCAACGTAATCTTCAAATGCAGTCTCGTCTGAAAAATTCCCAGAAAATCTCCATTTCCCGTCCAAACTGAATAACTCACTCTCTATGTTGCTTAAATCAGCTATTCCGTTTTCAATATTCAAATTTAATAGTGTATACTTAGACATAGATTCATATCCAAAATACAACCCAAGTATAATAATTGTCATAAATACAGAAA includes these proteins:
- a CDS encoding diguanylate cyclase, which translates into the protein MKKEQSILKKNILVSVFMTIIILGLYFGYESMSKYTLLNLNIENGIADLSNIESELFSLDGKWRFSGNFSDETAFEDYVEVPGNIKKYNQEMNSGIYELTLKNLKEGYYALKITRVLTSYKLYIDDELVYEQGTSEELKEGKLNTRIIEFQAKNQNTNIKIEHYNYGYYKGGILDSIILGKSNAVHSIYHQRVFKDIFLAGVIGIMAIYHILRYIYRKKEIENLYFGIFAILAFFENLFEGELLFSQYAQNISYYTEERLQTMTILAMLYVFTLYVQKILKLNQRNTNRGIRVVVAVLILFNWITPFTNYYILWRMAEIVIVVFIVYIYVLLIRAIIQKDYSAGLIMFGFSWIGFTGVYDLLIDLNVIQPPYLLSIGFVLFLISQMITIFMKYSMAFEEIEDLSESLKNKNLELLSVNEDMEIKIKARTEELEASESRYRHFVDATFEGLIIVDEAEIIDVNEELCRMSGYLREELIGRNILMFFPEKYHSMLIKNIHTFGEQKYIMNLVTKTGREYPIEVLSRAFDYYGKIVKVGAVRDISERILNEKRLEKIRESLKQAQKIAKLGSFEFDIKTNKIYMSDGLRHLLDIGEEELENDDRNIIQIMINRFLPKNEQQIALGNFRRLLEEKCDDSSVFRTKPIYGKARWFRIESRYMKDDLDQHEKIMGVIIDITEQKEREFEIKHNLNFLQVLIDTIPHPIFYKNREGEYIGCNQAFASFFDLTKEEIIGSNVYDLISNEFGKLYKSKDDIILERGGKQVYEGELEDRYGEIHNVIFSKAAYYDLLGQVEGIVGVIVDISDYKKIQEQLKKASITDHLTGLYNRVKFNEVLNDEVKRMRREISNISLIMFDIDRFKQVNDNFGHPVGDEVLIKLANLVKNYVRETDIVARWGGEEFMILVKATDLDGASKLAQKLREEIEKEEFSIVGHITCSFGVAEYRGKGDEKTLLTRVDEALYRAKNNGRNRVELEL